In one window of Kosmotoga pacifica DNA:
- a CDS encoding TIGR01212 family radical SAM protein (This family includes YhcC from E. coli K-12, an uncharacterized radical SAM protein.), producing the protein MSTEKNWKSQSNHKPYRDLKTYLIEKYGEPVYRVPIDAGFTCPNRDGTVGVGGCIYCDPTGSGFTVNRKLSVQEQMAERMIRLRSKGVKKFMAYFQANSNTYAPVNRLRNLYSSALLDDVIILDVSTRPDLVPDEVLELLASFKSRVDVFLELGLQTANYHTLMKINRGHTLAEFIDAVIRARRFGLEVIAHVILNLPWDSLEDIIETAKLLSALRVDGVKLHSLYVVENTPLEKKFREGKIKIGTLEEFIERAITFLEYLDPEIVVHRLVADPPHEGTVFGNWGLPKIMILNRIEKVMKQRDSYQGKKFSYLNR; encoded by the coding sequence ATGAGTACAGAAAAGAACTGGAAAAGTCAATCAAATCATAAACCTTACAGGGATCTGAAGACGTATCTTATTGAAAAATACGGTGAGCCTGTTTACAGAGTTCCAATAGACGCAGGATTCACCTGTCCCAACCGTGATGGCACCGTAGGTGTTGGCGGGTGCATTTACTGTGATCCTACTGGTAGTGGTTTCACTGTTAATAGAAAACTCAGTGTTCAGGAACAGATGGCTGAGAGAATGATCAGACTCAGAAGCAAGGGCGTGAAAAAATTCATGGCCTACTTTCAGGCAAACTCAAACACCTACGCTCCTGTGAACAGGCTAAGGAATCTGTACTCAAGTGCCTTGCTCGATGATGTGATCATTTTGGATGTGTCCACGAGACCTGATCTGGTGCCTGATGAAGTCCTTGAACTACTTGCGAGTTTCAAAAGCAGAGTTGATGTCTTCCTGGAATTGGGCTTGCAGACTGCGAACTACCACACACTTATGAAAATAAATCGTGGACACACCTTGGCAGAATTTATTGATGCGGTGATCAGGGCCAGGCGGTTTGGTCTGGAAGTCATTGCACACGTCATACTCAATCTGCCATGGGACAGTCTGGAAGATATAATAGAAACGGCAAAACTTCTATCTGCCCTCCGCGTCGATGGTGTTAAACTCCACTCTTTATATGTTGTGGAAAATACCCCCCTTGAAAAAAAGTTTCGTGAGGGTAAAATCAAGATTGGGACTCTGGAAGAATTTATCGAAAGGGCAATTACATTTCTCGAATATCTGGATCCTGAAATCGTGGTACATAGACTGGTAGCCGATCCTCCCCATGAAGGAACGGTTTTCGGAAATTGGGGATTGCCAAAGATCATGATTCTTAATAGGATCGAAAAAGTAATGAAGCAAAGAGACAGTTATCAGGGAAAGAAATTTAGCTATTTGAACAGATGA
- the folK gene encoding 2-amino-4-hydroxy-6-hydroxymethyldihydropteridine diphosphokinase produces MQKIYLAFGSNLGDRLGYISAAICSLEKAGIKLLNVSSVYESEPYGFIEQSAFLNCVGSFEYRGTPEELLDTTMGIEQKLLRTREIHWGPRTIDIDVLLFGTMIYNSKRLTIPHYDMKNRSFVLVPLLEIAPDIVEPGTGISYSEYYKKLEASIGLKLIEPADTFYKKLKLGCLITSTKGGLYE; encoded by the coding sequence ATGCAGAAGATTTATCTCGCATTTGGAAGTAACCTTGGAGACAGGCTCGGATACATTTCAGCCGCAATTTGTTCCCTTGAGAAAGCAGGAATAAAACTGCTGAACGTTTCCAGTGTTTATGAAAGTGAACCGTATGGATTCATTGAACAATCCGCCTTCTTAAATTGTGTCGGTAGCTTTGAATATCGTGGAACTCCCGAAGAACTCCTTGACACTACAATGGGAATTGAGCAAAAACTTCTCAGAACTCGTGAAATCCACTGGGGGCCAAGAACCATTGATATTGATGTACTATTGTTTGGCACTATGATTTACAACTCAAAGAGATTAACTATCCCCCATTATGATATGAAAAACAGATCTTTTGTCCTCGTTCCCCTTTTAGAAATCGCGCCAGACATTGTAGAACCGGGAACCGGCATTTCATATAGTGAATATTACAAGAAGCTGGAGGCAAGTATTGGTTTGAAACTCATTGAGCCGGCTGATACTTTCTATAAAAAACTGAAGTTGGGGTGCCTAATAACCTCCACGAAAGGAGGATTATATGAATAA
- a CDS encoding B12-binding domain-containing radical SAM protein: MKKVLLINPWIEDVAAYDFWLKPLGLLYISSILKEAGIETYLIDLLYRHDPELEAFLGKQVKDRYYGTGNFYSVEIEKPPVMKSIPRKFKRYGLPEELFRRKLRRHIDVDAIFVTSMMTYWYYGVSDTIRVIREELPDRPIVLGGVYTSILPKHAALHSGADLVAPGTGITPLVSALEFLGMKANLNENFLEELEPDYSHYERLSYVVLITSTGCPFRCDYCFSWKLWPAFKRCTPERIVNIIEKVYSERHIEDIVFFDDAILIGSEFKELLKILAGKNLPLRFHLPNGLHARFIDEETAYLMKKVNFKTIRLGYETSNAELQKKTGGKVTNLDLERAVSYLKNAGFSGKEVSAYIIANLPGQRVEDVEQAINKCDELGIIPVINEFTPIPGTPQWQRLVNEGSLPEDIDPLMLDNSLLPYWWNGGISEPALRMLKEKAWRVRKMIENAEDLSRIWK, encoded by the coding sequence TTGAAAAAGGTACTTCTGATTAATCCTTGGATAGAAGATGTCGCAGCATATGACTTTTGGTTGAAGCCCTTGGGACTTTTATATATATCATCGATTCTTAAAGAAGCGGGAATTGAAACATATCTTATAGACCTGCTCTATCGTCACGACCCAGAACTGGAAGCGTTTCTTGGCAAGCAAGTAAAGGATAGATATTACGGCACAGGCAATTTTTACAGTGTTGAGATTGAGAAGCCTCCCGTAATGAAGAGCATACCAAGAAAGTTCAAAAGGTACGGACTTCCCGAAGAATTATTTAGAAGAAAATTGAGGAGGCATATCGATGTAGACGCCATTTTTGTCACCTCGATGATGACCTATTGGTACTATGGCGTCAGCGACACTATAAGGGTGATAAGAGAAGAGCTTCCGGATAGACCTATTGTACTCGGTGGTGTATACACTTCAATCTTGCCCAAACATGCCGCATTGCATTCGGGAGCGGATCTCGTTGCTCCTGGAACTGGGATCACTCCTCTGGTTAGCGCACTTGAATTTCTTGGGATGAAGGCAAACTTAAATGAAAATTTTCTGGAAGAGCTTGAACCGGACTATTCCCATTATGAGAGATTGAGTTATGTGGTTCTTATTACAAGCACAGGTTGTCCTTTCAGATGTGATTATTGTTTTAGCTGGAAGTTGTGGCCAGCTTTTAAACGATGTACCCCAGAAAGAATTGTCAATATAATCGAAAAGGTATATAGTGAGAGACATATTGAAGATATTGTCTTTTTTGACGATGCAATATTGATAGGAAGTGAATTCAAAGAATTACTGAAAATTCTCGCAGGAAAGAATTTGCCTTTGAGATTTCACCTTCCAAATGGATTGCATGCAAGGTTTATCGATGAAGAGACCGCCTATTTGATGAAGAAAGTGAACTTCAAGACGATTAGGCTCGGATATGAAACCTCAAATGCAGAACTCCAGAAGAAAACAGGTGGAAAAGTTACAAATCTAGATCTGGAAAGAGCCGTCTCATACCTAAAAAACGCTGGTTTTTCGGGAAAAGAAGTGAGTGCTTATATCATAGCCAACCTTCCTGGACAGAGAGTCGAAGATGTGGAACAAGCCATAAATAAGTGTGATGAGCTGGGGATTATACCCGTGATCAACGAGTTCACTCCAATCCCCGGTACACCTCAATGGCAAAGGCTCGTGAATGAAGGGAGTCTACCAGAAGATATTGATCCTCTGATGCTGGACAATTCTCTACTACCTTACTGGTGGAATGGAGGGATCAGCGAACCAGCACTACGAATGTTGAAAGAGAAGGCCTGGAGGGTGAGGAAGATGATAGAAAATGCAGAAGATTTATCTCGCATTTGGAAGTAA
- a CDS encoding type III pantothenate kinase translates to MQLLVDVGNTNTVFGLWTKNDLKGKWRVSTKRLGTEDEIYIIVREFLDRYGHTLEELQDMCVASVVPSINNSFRYFGKKYIGIDPLFVSARDDLGVKWDVDFPPEIGADRVANVLGGKVYYGDNAIVIDIGTAITIDVLKEGAFLGGAILPGPPISMKALFSGTAKLPQVELYFVKDPIGRNTADNIRIGIVNATFFGLKNIVDSIKKRYSNEPVVIATGGYAKLFDINEGFFDTVDTELTLKGILEYCERVRRIEKGTSD, encoded by the coding sequence GTGCAACTTCTTGTCGATGTGGGGAACACCAATACAGTTTTTGGCTTATGGACCAAAAACGATCTCAAAGGCAAGTGGCGCGTTTCCACCAAAAGATTGGGGACGGAAGACGAGATATACATAATAGTCAGAGAGTTTTTAGATAGATATGGACATACCCTTGAGGAACTTCAAGACATGTGTGTAGCATCGGTTGTACCATCGATAAACAATTCATTCAGGTATTTTGGGAAGAAGTACATTGGTATCGATCCGTTGTTTGTCTCGGCGCGCGATGATCTCGGCGTAAAATGGGATGTTGATTTCCCTCCAGAAATCGGGGCAGACAGAGTCGCCAATGTGCTGGGGGGTAAAGTATACTACGGAGATAACGCTATAGTCATCGATATCGGCACCGCTATAACGATAGATGTGCTTAAAGAAGGGGCATTTCTTGGAGGAGCAATTCTACCGGGACCACCAATTTCTATGAAAGCTTTATTCTCTGGTACGGCAAAGCTTCCGCAGGTAGAACTATATTTTGTGAAAGATCCAATCGGAAGAAATACAGCTGATAACATAAGAATCGGGATAGTCAATGCAACATTCTTTGGGTTAAAAAACATCGTCGATAGCATAAAGAAACGATATTCCAACGAGCCGGTGGTAATCGCCACAGGTGGATACGCAAAGCTTTTTGACATCAATGAAGGATTTTTTGATACGGTTGATACTGAATTGACGTTAAAGGGGATCCTGGAATATTGTGAGCGGGTGAGAAGAATTGAAAAAGGTACTTCTGATTAA
- a CDS encoding GNAT family N-acetyltransferase, translated as MIVRQAKPEDNEKLLEIERTSSQEGKIWFASDRKDFFEKMHYFRDGFLLVAEDEKSGDIIGCAGAGYAEYWLEGRKQRGAYLFGLRTNPKYRLRVARWLKAVIEKMSDILENSDVDFGFGSVKVDNINSVKILKHMKFEPTRVLNIYTVPVVRRGQVKGVSVDERPDPWELQRLYDAKKDDYDLVPLDLAENFFPKLIAEGRIKLIKYKTATAIVWDITGEYDIRITKLPAGLRCFRNLADFLVKIFPFIRIPKMNSPILSWNVIYMDYENAKHGKRLVKAIHNMAWKHGIMLLNFAEDNELTKVKNVLGFLKFTLPFQLALIDKDRNKKKLKPVLWPPRI; from the coding sequence ATGATCGTCAGGCAAGCAAAGCCTGAAGATAACGAAAAATTGTTAGAAATTGAAAGAACCTCCTCACAGGAGGGAAAGATCTGGTTTGCCTCCGACAGGAAAGACTTTTTTGAAAAAATGCATTATTTCCGGGATGGATTCTTGCTTGTGGCTGAAGACGAAAAGAGCGGTGATATTATCGGCTGTGCTGGTGCTGGCTATGCGGAGTACTGGCTTGAAGGACGAAAACAACGAGGAGCTTATTTGTTTGGTTTGAGAACGAATCCAAAATACAGACTCCGTGTGGCAAGATGGTTAAAAGCCGTTATTGAGAAAATGAGTGATATTCTCGAGAATTCAGATGTTGATTTTGGTTTTGGATCGGTTAAAGTAGACAATATCAATTCAGTTAAAATCCTGAAACATATGAAGTTCGAACCAACGAGAGTTTTGAATATTTATACAGTTCCAGTAGTAAGGCGGGGACAGGTCAAAGGAGTTAGCGTGGACGAAAGACCGGATCCTTGGGAGCTTCAGAGATTATATGATGCCAAGAAAGATGATTACGACCTCGTCCCACTCGATCTTGCAGAGAACTTCTTCCCGAAACTCATAGCTGAAGGAAGAATAAAGCTGATAAAATATAAAACTGCTACCGCGATAGTTTGGGATATCACAGGAGAATACGATATTCGAATCACCAAACTACCAGCAGGGCTTAGATGCTTCCGGAATTTAGCGGACTTTTTAGTGAAAATTTTTCCTTTCATTCGAATTCCAAAGATGAATAGTCCTATTCTTTCTTGGAACGTGATATACATGGATTATGAAAACGCAAAGCACGGTAAAAGGCTTGTGAAAGCTATTCATAATATGGCGTGGAAACACGGGATCATGTTGCTCAACTTTGCTGAAGATAACGAGCTCACAAAGGTCAAAAATGTGCTGGGGTTCTTGAAATTCACGCTTCCATTCCAGCTCGCACTCATTGATAAAGACAGGAACAAGAAAAAATTGAAGCCAGTACTATGGCCTCCTCGCATTTGA